In Chryseobacterium lactis, a single genomic region encodes these proteins:
- a CDS encoding DcaP family trimeric outer membrane transporter: MMKKAHTKLITLLISALISQTKVSAQITITKIKSEDQDEWDLYAKGLIQADFMLDFQDMKVRDGFIAHSIDIPQHNAVSSNFSIKQSQVGLGVQRKKGNGNTNLSAYLEIDFYGPNGTTAPRFRHGYIQWNKWLIGQTWSTFSDLEIVPNIFDFVPPNGLLFTRRLQVRYSTPVSRKGTLQLSMEDPNIPSITLPSDSLNWKKRAMIPTFTAMYRYGSEKTYIKAGAILSPISYDWKQSPQDPYRVRTIIGWGAMVSGKLRIDESNTVSLQSSFGKGFSTNNTDLNEEKYDAVPDPANGNQLETLRLFNIVGIYEHWWNSKWSSVAFISHSNVGEEDFISKNMTKNFQHIGMNIAFHPFKKVRMGIETSYGRKQNFENKQASAWRIQCSTSVSF; encoded by the coding sequence ATGATGAAGAAAGCACATACAAAGCTTATTACCCTATTGATATCAGCCCTAATATCCCAAACGAAAGTTTCAGCACAAATTACCATCACCAAAATCAAATCTGAAGATCAGGACGAATGGGATCTTTATGCAAAAGGATTGATCCAGGCTGATTTTATGCTTGATTTTCAAGACATGAAAGTAAGGGACGGTTTTATAGCTCATTCTATTGATATTCCTCAACACAATGCCGTAAGCAGTAATTTCAGTATTAAACAGTCTCAGGTCGGATTGGGTGTCCAAAGAAAAAAAGGAAATGGTAATACTAACCTTTCTGCCTATTTAGAAATTGATTTTTACGGACCCAACGGAACTACTGCACCGCGATTCAGACATGGATATATTCAATGGAATAAATGGCTTATAGGACAGACGTGGAGTACTTTTTCCGATCTTGAAATCGTACCTAATATTTTTGATTTTGTTCCTCCCAACGGGCTCCTCTTCACACGAAGACTTCAAGTCCGCTACTCTACCCCTGTTTCCCGCAAAGGAACCCTGCAATTATCAATGGAAGATCCCAATATCCCAAGTATTACTCTTCCATCCGATTCATTAAACTGGAAAAAAAGAGCGATGATCCCCACATTTACAGCAATGTACCGTTATGGCAGTGAAAAAACTTATATAAAAGCAGGAGCAATCCTGTCACCTATAAGTTATGACTGGAAGCAATCTCCTCAGGACCCTTACCGCGTAAGAACCATAATAGGCTGGGGAGCAATGGTTTCCGGAAAACTTCGTATTGATGAATCTAATACGGTGAGTCTTCAAAGTTCTTTTGGAAAAGGATTTTCAACCAATAATACAGACTTAAATGAAGAAAAGTATGATGCAGTGCCTGATCCTGCCAACGGAAATCAGCTGGAAACATTACGACTGTTCAATATTGTAGGAATCTATGAACACTGGTGGAATTCGAAATGGAGTTCTGTAGCTTTTATAAGTCATTCTAATGTTGGCGAAGAAGATTTTATTTCCAAAAATATGACCAAAAATTTTCAGCATATAGGTATGAATATCGCATTTCATCCCTTCAAAAAAGTGAGAATGGGAATCGAAACCAGCTACGGAAGAAAACAAAATTTTGAAAACAAACAGGCTTCTGCGTGGAGAATTCAGTGTTCTACTTCGGTAAGTTTTTAA